TCGAACCCTTGGCCGGGAAGGTCAGGAAGCCCGGGCGCGCGGCGTCGATGGCGTGGAACATCTCGCCGAGGCCGCCGTAGTAGTGCAACGGTAAATAGATGCCGAGGAACAGCACGATCGCCAGAATCAGCAGATCCTTCACCACCGAATTCCACGCGGAGCCGCGCACGCCGGAGACGGTCACGTAAGACGTCACCACCGCGGCGCCGATCCAGATGGCGGCTGTCGACGAAATCGCGCCATACGAGGCCGTCGCCACGATGATGCCGAGGCCCTTGAGTTGCAGCACGAGGTACGGAATCAGCGCGGCCACGCCGACCAGCGCGACGAGCGTGCCGAGCGCCGGGCTGTCGTACTTGCGCGTGAAAAAGTGCGGCTGCGAGACGAGATGGTGATTTTTCGCGTAACGCCAGATGGGCGGCAGCATCCAGTACGAGAGGATGTACGCCAGCGTGCCGTAGGCAAGAATGTAGTAGACCGGTGCGCCCTTGCCGTAGGCAAAGCCGCTACCGCCGAGGAAGGTGAAGGTGGTGTAGATTTCGCCCGCCATCAGCAGGAACACGAACGCGGTGCCGAAACTGCGTCCGCCCACGGTCCACTGTTCCAGACTCATGTCGTGGCCGCGCCGCGCGCGCATGCCCAGGTACAGCGCAAACAGCGTAATGGCCGCAATGATGACGAGTGCGCTCATGATCGGACCTCTTCGCCTTCCACGGCGAGCTGACGGTTGCTCGGGTCCAGGCGGTAGATGATCGCCATGATGATCGAACTCAGCACGACCCACATGACGATCCAGGCCAGCACGAACGGTATGCCGAGCACCAGCGGCTCGACGTAATTCACAAACGGGACGCCGAGCAGAATGCCGACGAACGGCAGTGCGGCGAGTACACGAAGCAACATGGGGGCAACTCCTCGAACCGGTAAGTACGTCTCGTTGATCTCGTTGAAAGTGCGGCTTCGCTGGGGACTGTATGCCTGATGCTTCGGTTGCGTAAAGTCAGTCAAAAAAGTGTAGGCTTTCCGAAAGTTGTGCGCGCATCTTTCGGCGTTCGTCTGCTGCGGTGCAGCGCCGCGCGCCGCTTGCATCGCCCCCCTTTTTTACCAATTTGCGTGCCGCGCCGCGATATCATCTGACCCACGCAACGCGAGCATCGATCTGGACAGCCCGAAGGCGTCCGGCACTTCAACCTGGCGTGGCGCTCTTGTGGGCAGTCAGTCAATCAGTCAGGCCGCCCGAGCCGCTGCACGAAACGGATCGCATATGGTCGACAGTCTGATCTCGGACATCCTCTTTGGCTTTACGGGTTTGATCAGCATCATCAACCCAATCGGCATGGCGTTCGTCTTTCTCGACCGGACCGCATCGCTCACCACGGAAGACCGCACGGCGCTCGCCAAGAAGATCGCCTTCAACGTCATGTGCGTATTGCTTGTCGCCTTCTTCGTCGGCACCCCGATTCTCCATTTCTTCGGCATCTCCATGGAGGCATTGCGCATTGGCGGAGGCCTCGCGGTCGCGGTCGGCGGCTGGCAGATGCTCAACGCGCCGGACACGCAACCGGCCGAGCAGCCGTCGGTCAAGCGCGTGGATGCGGACAACGCCACGTCGAAGGCGTTCTTCCCGCTCACCATTCCACTCACCACCGGGCCGGGCTCGATCGCCACCGCGATCGCGCTGACCGCGAACCGCACGCATAAGCTCTCGGCGTTCGTGCTGTCTAGCATCGCGTCGGTGGTGATCACGCTGCTGGTGGCGGCCACCGTGTATCTGATCTACAGCCGGGCGGTGGTTTTTGCCAAGTATCTCGGCGTGGACGGCACCAAGGTCGCGATGCGCGTCTCGTCGTTTCTGCTGCTGTGCATCGGCGTGCAGATTATCCTGACCGGTTTCTCGGAGTTCCTGATACCGATCGCGCAGATGCAACCCGTGGTCAAATAGCGATCGGCGGCGCGCGAGCCTGCTCGAGGCTGCGCGAGGTTCGTCAGACATCTCGTCGCATGTCGTTGCAACAGGAGGGGAACTCATGTGCCGCTGGCTCGCTTATACCGGTAACGCGCTTCAACTCGAAACGGTGCTGTTCAACGCCAAACACTCCCTGATCGACCAGAGCCTGCATTCGCGGCTCGGCCAGACCACCACGAACGGCGACGGCTTCGGCATCGGCTGGTACGGTCATCCGACCGACATCCCGTTTCGCTACCGCTGCATCCAGCCCGCATGGAGCGATCGCAATCTGCGCGAGGCCGCGCGGGCGATCCGCGCGCCGCTGTTCGTCGCGCACATACGTGCGGCCACCGGCACGCCGTCGCAGGAAACCAACTGTCATCCGTTCCGTTACGGCCGATGGCTCTTCATGCATAACGGACTCGTGCGCAACTTTCCGCTGGTACGCCGCGATCTGATGCTGGCGATCGATCCAGGATTGTTTCCGTCGGTCGAAGGCTCGACGGATTCCGAGGTGCTGTTTTTTCTCGCGCTGACCTTCGGTCTCGAACTCGCGCCGGTGACCGCGCTCGAACGGATGGTGGGTTTCGTCGAAGACATCGGGCGCAAACACGGCGTCGATGAACCGTTGAACATGACCATATGCGCCACCGACGGCGAGCAGATCGTCGCGGTTCGCTATTCGAGCGAAGGGCAGTCGCGCTCGCTCTTCCACAGCACTTCGTTCCGGCATCTGCACGATCTGTATCCGGACGACCCGCGCATCGCGACGGCGGGTGAAGACGCCTTTCTGGTGTTGTCGGAGCCGCTCTCGGATTTGCCTGGCTGGTGGGAGGAGATTCCGGAGAGCACGGCGGTGATCGCACGGGGCGGGGAAATCGAGCAGTATCCGTTCAAGCCGCAACTGGCGTAGGCGCGCCGTCGAAGAGTCCGTTGGATGTGGGGCGATGCGGGTCGATGCGGGTCGATGCGGGCCGATGCGTCAGCGCGTCAGCAACATCGCACTCAAGACCGAGAACACCGTCGACGGCAACTCGGCAAGCCGGCTCACCACCACGTTGTGCGGATAGAAGTCCTCGACCGCATCGGTCAGCACGCCGATCCCCAGCAGTTCGATGCCGCGCTTCTGGATCGCCGCCACGCGTTCGCGCAGATCGTGGCGCAAGACCTGCGGGTCGCCGTCGCCGGTCGACGGATAGCCGTCGGAGAACACGATCAGAATACGCCGCTCGGCTCGATGATCCGCGAGCCGCGTCGCGGCCCAGGCGAGCGCCTCGCCGTCCGGATTCTCGTGGCCGCAATCGATCGCGGCGATCCCGTTCAGATCGATCGCGCCAAAGCGTTTGTAGACCTTCAGATCGAGCCGTTCCACAAAGCGGTTGTAGCGCTGCAGATCCGCGCCGGCCGCCCGTTGCCGTTCGTACAGTTGCTTCATCGGCGCGGACTCGAGCGAGCAATAGCCGAGCACTTCGCAGTCGAACGACAGTTGCGTCAGCGCATCGCACAGCGCGGTCGCGCACAGGCGCGCGAGCTCGATCTTGCGCCCGGCCATCGAGCCGCTGCGATCGATCAGCAAGGTCACGGCGACGTCGCGTCCTTTGGCCGCCCGCTGCGTGCGAAACGGCGTGCGATAACCGGGCGAGGTCGCCAGTTTGGCCAGCGCGGTGCGGTCGATCTCGCCGCGTTCCTGTTCGCGGCGCCAACGGGTGCGTTCGTCGGCGCTTAGCGCACGCTCGAGTTTCTCCTTGAGCGGCGCCGTGTCCGCCCGCGCCTGCGCGCGAAGCTCGCGCCATGTCGCGCTGTCGCCTTGACCGGTGAGGTCGGCGATCTCGTCGAACTCGGTGGCGAGCGGAATCGAGAGCCGCGTGCGAGCGACGCTTGCCGCCGCGCCGGCGTCGCCTTCGGAACGTGCAGACGGTCGCTGTGCATCGGCCAGCGATTGCCCCATGCCCACCGCGTTTTCCGCTTGTGCGCCACCGCTTCTGTCGGACGGCGGCGAGGCTGCGCTGTTCCGATCGGGGAAGACCGCATCGTCATCGTCGAACGGTGCGCACGAAGCGGCGGAAGTTTGCGTGTCGATGTCCTCGACCGGATCCGCGGTGAACACCATGCTGTTGACATCGCCTGCGGACAAGGCCCGCACGCGCGCCACCAGGGCCTGCGCCGCCGCGATGCTTTGCGCGGTCGAACGGCTTTCGCGCGACTCGTCCAGCAGGTCCTGCGCGGCGTGCAGCGCGGCCAGCAGGGAATGACCCGCTTCGGTCCGGGTCGGCGTTTCGTCCCACAGCGTGCGCTCCACCAGCCAGACCAGCCGGTCGCGCCAATGGAGTTTCGGCCAGCGTTGCCGCGCCTGCTCGGCGGCATGCCCGCGCAGTTTGCCGATGAACCAGCGCGCGCCGGGATACTCGTCGAGCAGTTGTGAACAAACGCGTCGGTCCTCGATCACCTGCGCGAGATTCGCGGCCACGCCGGGTGGCAGCGCGTTCATCTGCGCGAGCGACGAATGTTTGGCGCGTGCCACCAGCAGATCCAGATAGCCGGTCAGCACGTCGCGCTCGATGCCGCCGCTCAACTCGTAGTCGGGAATCACAATGCGGCCGGGCTCCACGCGCGGCCCATCCGGGCTGAAGGCGACTGTCACGCCGTATTGTCCGGTCAGCACGCGCGCCACCTTGCTGAGCGTCGATTCAAACGCGAAGCCTCGGGTGTCGCGCAGGGCATGCATGGCGGTCATCGTGCGTATCGTGCTCACTTTTACCGACAGGCGGCGTCAGGCGGCCGGCGCAATGTGATGGCGAACGATACCGCGAATCAGCGCCGCGTCTTCGGGGCTGACCTTCGCGTAGATCGCGGGACCGGCGGCGCGTTCGGGGTCGCCGGTGCGCAGCATCAGCTCGGCCCAGTCGAGCAGGCGCCGCGTGGAGAATGCGCTCGACAGGTCTTCGCGGGCGAACGCCGCGCGGCAGTCGGCGGCAATCGCGGCGAGGGTCGCGGCGAGCGCGCGTGTCATATGCGGGGCGAGGGTGCGCATCAGCACGTCGGCTTCTTCGGCGGGCGTCAGATAGTCGAGCATGTAGACGCGCCAGCGATCGAGAAACGCCTCGTTCATCAGATTCGCGCCCTGATACAGATGACGGAACTGGCTCATCGCGCCGACCGC
This genomic stretch from Paraburkholderia caffeinilytica harbors:
- a CDS encoding cobaltochelatase CobT-related protein, giving the protein MTAMHALRDTRGFAFESTLSKVARVLTGQYGVTVAFSPDGPRVEPGRIVIPDYELSGGIERDVLTGYLDLLVARAKHSSLAQMNALPPGVAANLAQVIEDRRVCSQLLDEYPGARWFIGKLRGHAAEQARQRWPKLHWRDRLVWLVERTLWDETPTRTEAGHSLLAALHAAQDLLDESRESRSTAQSIAAAQALVARVRALSAGDVNSMVFTADPVEDIDTQTSAASCAPFDDDDAVFPDRNSAASPPSDRSGGAQAENAVGMGQSLADAQRPSARSEGDAGAAASVARTRLSIPLATEFDEIADLTGQGDSATWRELRAQARADTAPLKEKLERALSADERTRWRREQERGEIDRTALAKLATSPGYRTPFRTQRAAKGRDVAVTLLIDRSGSMAGRKIELARLCATALCDALTQLSFDCEVLGYCSLESAPMKQLYERQRAAGADLQRYNRFVERLDLKVYKRFGAIDLNGIAAIDCGHENPDGEALAWAATRLADHRAERRILIVFSDGYPSTGDGDPQVLRHDLRERVAAIQKRGIELLGIGVLTDAVEDFYPHNVVVSRLAELPSTVFSVLSAMLLTR
- a CDS encoding class II glutamine amidotransferase, which produces MCRWLAYTGNALQLETVLFNAKHSLIDQSLHSRLGQTTTNGDGFGIGWYGHPTDIPFRYRCIQPAWSDRNLREAARAIRAPLFVAHIRAATGTPSQETNCHPFRYGRWLFMHNGLVRNFPLVRRDLMLAIDPGLFPSVEGSTDSEVLFFLALTFGLELAPVTALERMVGFVEDIGRKHGVDEPLNMTICATDGEQIVAVRYSSEGQSRSLFHSTSFRHLHDLYPDDPRIATAGEDAFLVLSEPLSDLPGWWEEIPESTAVIARGGEIEQYPFKPQLA
- a CDS encoding MarC family protein — its product is MVDSLISDILFGFTGLISIINPIGMAFVFLDRTASLTTEDRTALAKKIAFNVMCVLLVAFFVGTPILHFFGISMEALRIGGGLAVAVGGWQMLNAPDTQPAEQPSVKRVDADNATSKAFFPLTIPLTTGPGSIATAIALTANRTHKLSAFVLSSIASVVITLLVAATVYLIYSRAVVFAKYLGVDGTKVAMRVSSFLLLCIGVQIILTGFSEFLIPIAQMQPVVK
- a CDS encoding DUF3311 domain-containing protein — encoded protein: MLLRVLAALPFVGILLGVPFVNYVEPLVLGIPFVLAWIVMWVVLSSIIMAIIYRLDPSNRQLAVEGEEVRS